A genome region from Nicotiana tabacum cultivar K326 chromosome 13, ASM71507v2, whole genome shotgun sequence includes the following:
- the LOC107782435 gene encoding uncharacterized protein LOC107782435 has product MLFSGFVFSEMIIKVPFIEAVKKGRDPHQCKTYYQAAGGEKKRRVYGLGSQAKCYYEPNLHGSFGSDATSSAIPPNSQSTPTGNLDELVMLLIPALTDHIVPVIIERVRELVSLPSHQPNTDLTNHPLDVAPTVPTSSTAANIDEVHALGSDDDRNSPASHT; this is encoded by the exons atgtTGTTCTCTGGATTTGTATTCTCTGAAATGATCATTAAGGTTCCCTTTATTGAG GCTGTTAAAAAGGGTCGAGATCCACACCAA TGTAAAACATATTATCAAGCCGCgggaggagaaaagaaaagaagagtataTGGTCTTGGATCTCAAGCAAAATGCTACTACGAGCCAAATCTTCATGGCTCTTTTGGATCTGATGCTACATCATCAGCAATACCTCCAAATTCTCAATCAACACCGACAGGGAATCTGGATGAGTTAGTGATGCTTTTGATTCCTGCATTGACAGATCATATAGTTCCAGTAATCATTGAGCGGGTACGCGAATTAGTTTCCTTACCCTCACATCAGCCAAATACTGATCTTACCAACCACCCATTAGATGTGGCACCTACAGTTCCTACATCTTCTACTGCTGCTAACATTGATGAGGTTCATGCATTGGGTTCTGATGATGACCGTAACTCTCCAGCCTCACATACTTAG